The Brevibacillus brevis genome contains a region encoding:
- a CDS encoding NAD-dependent epimerase/dehydratase family protein: MKKALVTGCAGFIGSHLTQRLLNDGVTVIGIDGFIDNYDVAAKLRNLAEIGKHPAFTFHSTTLQTGRWDIWLENVDVVFHLAALPGVRNSWGKSFADYVSHNILATQELLEACLQRPKPPVIVVSSSSSVYGTMQGTVTNENAPLRPVSPYGVTKEAMEQICSVYVKAYGLPVTMLRYFTVYGPRQRPDMAFHRFFRQMMKGEQVIIYGDGQQSRDFTYVTDAVEANLLAAQHAVPGDIFNVGGDREIKLIDVLSIMGTLMNLTPRIAYQNGPAGDSLRTCADIQFAQQRLGYKPKVTLEEGLRHQLAEIRSQSKG; the protein is encoded by the coding sequence ATGAAGAAAGCTCTTGTCACCGGCTGTGCAGGTTTTATTGGGTCTCATTTGACGCAGCGCTTGTTGAACGATGGCGTGACAGTCATCGGGATAGACGGGTTCATCGATAACTACGATGTTGCTGCGAAACTACGTAATCTGGCCGAAATAGGAAAACATCCTGCCTTCACCTTCCATTCTACAACGCTTCAGACTGGGCGTTGGGACATTTGGCTCGAGAACGTCGATGTTGTTTTCCACCTCGCTGCCTTGCCGGGAGTGAGAAACAGCTGGGGAAAGTCCTTTGCCGATTATGTTAGCCATAATATTTTGGCTACACAAGAATTGCTGGAGGCTTGCTTGCAAAGACCGAAGCCGCCTGTCATCGTAGTCTCGTCCTCCTCTTCGGTATACGGGACGATGCAAGGGACCGTAACCAATGAAAATGCGCCTCTTCGCCCAGTTTCCCCCTATGGAGTGACCAAGGAAGCGATGGAGCAAATCTGCTCGGTATATGTGAAAGCTTATGGACTCCCGGTGACCATGCTTCGCTACTTTACGGTATACGGTCCCAGACAGCGTCCCGATATGGCTTTTCATCGCTTTTTTCGTCAAATGATGAAAGGCGAGCAGGTCATCATCTATGGAGATGGCCAGCAATCACGAGACTTTACGTATGTAACAGACGCGGTAGAGGCGAATCTGCTCGCTGCACAGCATGCCGTTCCTGGTGACATTTTTAATGTGGGTGGAGATCGGGAAATCAAGCTCATCGATGTGCTATCCATCATGGGCACGTTAATGAATCTAACCCCTCGCATTGCGTATCAAAATGGGCCAGCAGGTGATTCCTTGCGAACCTGTGCGGATATCCAATTTGCCCAACAACGCTTGGGATACAAACCAAAAGTAACGCTAGAAGAGGGC
- a CDS encoding cell wall elongation regulator TseB-like domain-containing protein: protein MLVRIILSIVAVILLTGAGFAYHLTASVAGERNQFEETVRQWVHDRTTITEIESIDEYRGKESYAVVIGKNKAGTPVVAWMTDQKVSFDRMDLAVPKKNVEEAVYKSFPQSEITHLVPGLENDKKFWEVTVKDKDGRFHYIHYDLFTGALLTSYVLAPT from the coding sequence GTGTTAGTACGAATTATCCTATCAATTGTAGCCGTCATTTTACTTACGGGGGCTGGGTTCGCCTATCACCTGACGGCTTCTGTAGCAGGAGAGCGCAATCAATTTGAGGAGACCGTTCGTCAGTGGGTCCACGATCGCACGACGATCACGGAGATTGAATCCATTGATGAATATCGAGGCAAAGAAAGCTACGCGGTCGTCATTGGGAAAAATAAGGCGGGAACACCGGTTGTAGCTTGGATGACCGATCAGAAAGTTAGCTTCGATCGAATGGATCTTGCTGTTCCAAAAAAGAATGTAGAAGAGGCGGTTTACAAATCATTCCCGCAATCGGAGATCACGCATTTGGTTCCTGGTCTCGAAAACGATAAGAAATTTTGGGAAGTCACTGTCAAAGATAAAGACGGTCGTTTTCACTACATTCACTATGATCTATTCACTGGCGCTCTGTTAACCTCATACGTGCTCGCGCCAACCTAA
- a CDS encoding DnaD domain-containing protein: MDSHILQLLQEGATSVSNLLLKMYKRMSLTDDEMMLLIHLLSFQQEGNRFPTLTELEERMSMTSRRLIQSLQKLLKEDWITIDEFIDPQTGMRHEQYNLTPLYKKLYQTWREQQADPRSMDPYMEVAVSLDAEPVAIYARFEQAFGRPLAPFELENIHMWTEQDGYQEELILTALREAATVGKLHIRYIDRILLEWQKQQITTVEQARLYSLNFRRQANMRDHGQPL, from the coding sequence ATGGACTCCCATATATTGCAATTGTTGCAAGAAGGAGCAACATCCGTCTCCAACCTTCTTTTGAAAATGTATAAGCGTATGTCATTGACTGATGACGAGATGATGCTACTGATTCATTTGCTATCCTTTCAGCAGGAAGGGAATCGATTCCCGACCTTAACAGAGCTGGAGGAACGCATGTCCATGACCAGCAGGAGATTGATTCAATCTCTTCAAAAGCTATTAAAAGAAGATTGGATTACGATAGATGAGTTTATTGACCCACAAACTGGCATGCGTCATGAGCAATACAATTTGACCCCGTTGTACAAAAAGCTGTACCAGACCTGGCGGGAGCAGCAAGCAGACCCGAGAAGCATGGACCCTTATATGGAAGTGGCCGTTTCACTGGATGCGGAACCTGTTGCCATTTACGCTCGTTTTGAGCAGGCATTTGGCCGCCCGCTAGCGCCGTTTGAGTTGGAGAATATCCATATGTGGACCGAACAGGATGGCTATCAGGAAGAATTGATTTTGACCGCTTTGCGTGAGGCTGCAACCGTCGGCAAGCTCCACATCCGCTATATCGACAGGATCTTGCTCGAATGGCAAAAGCAACAGATAACAACCGTAGAACAAGCGCGTCTTTACAGCTTGAATTTCCGCAGACAAGCAAATATGAGAGACCACGGGCAACCGCTTTGA
- a CDS encoding glycosyltransferase family 2 protein yields the protein MNPTFTVVIPTYNRAKFIRKAIKSVLNQTSKDWKLLIIDDASTDRTRSKIEKYMYHPNIMYHRMEQNSGIGKVMNQALSMVDTPYLVQLDSDDWLPKRTLAVLKKYIHKSKKSTALFYGNMNIWKVRRGKYTKSFKVTHKTFHNKYQFLKYNRWMVSPRCYRVDALHQVGGWDTSDRYEGRIMEDRRIILRLIEKYRVRYINKILYNRTKHKGQLTDSKMKFRRNYLRKKTFKFYLKRWGKKYKAIYGYKNGYLVIRRLKKVRRRRR from the coding sequence ATGAATCCGACCTTTACTGTAGTCATTCCGACCTACAATCGCGCCAAGTTTATTCGCAAAGCCATCAAAAGCGTCTTGAATCAAACCTCAAAAGATTGGAAGCTGTTGATCATTGACGATGCGTCCACCGATCGAACCAGAAGTAAAATTGAAAAATATATGTACCACCCAAACATTATGTATCATCGAATGGAACAAAATTCTGGAATCGGCAAAGTCATGAATCAGGCATTGTCAATGGTAGATACCCCTTATCTTGTACAACTCGACTCCGATGACTGGTTACCGAAACGAACGCTGGCGGTGCTCAAAAAGTACATTCACAAAAGCAAGAAAAGCACAGCTCTCTTCTATGGCAACATGAACATCTGGAAAGTTAGGCGCGGAAAGTATACCAAGTCGTTCAAGGTGACGCACAAGACATTTCATAACAAGTACCAGTTTCTGAAGTACAATCGCTGGATGGTTTCTCCACGTTGTTATCGCGTAGATGCACTGCATCAAGTGGGTGGTTGGGATACCTCGGATCGGTACGAGGGAAGGATTATGGAGGACCGGCGAATCATTTTGCGATTAATTGAAAAGTATCGGGTCAGATACATCAACAAAATCCTTTACAACCGAACGAAGCATAAAGGTCAGCTCACGGATAGCAAGATGAAGTTCCGCCGAAATTATTTGCGAAAAAAAACATTCAAATTTTATCTGAAAAGGTGGGGCAAGAAGTACAAGGCCATCTATGGTTACAAAAACGGTTATTTAGTCATTAGAAGGCTGAAGAAAGTGAGGCGTCGGAGACGATGA
- a CDS encoding WIAG-tail domain, with protein sequence MANVNRRKTNKSLSKTFRQTMHELPLSYTSSPDREWMEDLELNLLESNLESTQKIPPISAATPKEQQKPIPKVPKQDLSSKQNSSFRQDSSSRQDSPSRQDSLSRQDSLSRQDSPSRQDSPSKQDSSSKQNVSSKQSSTANQNFYSKVIKDRNDDRVQSFVYTDDLTDQSVTTEKIANRAIDASKIKQGAVDNSILKDYAVDSSKLADKSVTSTKLAPHAVQRDHLGQGIVSGEHLQDYSISAQKLINHSITSEKLADKTIDSMKFADHSIQSKHIQEQAITNELIQDQSITSEKIKMGTIQTSNLANYVINTVKIEDGAVTGDKLRDGAVTSTKIDEDSIESQHIREGSIYHHHLTEELIDGSNIRVGSITDQHIAFQAIYSQHLHPEAVTSDKVGPYAILTEHLDNNSVTAEKLAKESIGSTHLQAGSVLSSHLQDGMLTAKKIGDQQITSAKIADKAVTTDKLANRSVGEQHLLDESVSSRHLIDGSIRSEKLARRSIEEQHLTDRLIGGNHLREYIIQTQHLHDHLVTTSKLAPESVSTDKISDLSITTSKLGDAIITAPKIAKDAIKTRHLGRSSVTGEKIAEKAISSTHLNSHIIHADHLQGNSISKEKIQDGSVTRDKIADQSIDASKLDSHSVHGAHVIKGSLDGTHIKEGTLRGNHLVSRSITEQHLQNRIITQEKLAEDSVTGSKIASRAVTTHHIANESISPEKLSFPVIETHNHIGVTLQQYGFVPFRLSATSRSTDVTVRLPQPYADTHYCMVAMTNQPGIYTSLKYTKRTSAIITVFRNQEGQEATGVIHWIGIGVKGVDVPHEILEWSTEKGYLEGEEVEEDQSDDDHDFEEEDMDDEDTEDEDMEDEDAEDEDTDDEDMEDEDTDDEDVEDEDMEDEDTDDEDMEDEDMEDEYTDEDDTEDHDMDEEDTDESDLEQDYESSEEYDSDIENDK encoded by the coding sequence ATGGCCAATGTGAACCGGCGAAAAACAAACAAAAGCCTGAGCAAAACCTTTAGGCAGACCATGCACGAGTTACCGCTCTCTTATACATCATCACCCGATCGGGAGTGGATGGAAGACCTCGAATTAAATCTGCTTGAAAGTAATTTGGAGAGCACTCAGAAAATACCACCCATCTCTGCTGCCACACCGAAAGAGCAACAAAAACCGATTCCCAAAGTACCCAAGCAGGACCTATCCTCCAAACAGAACTCGTCTTTCAGACAGGATTCATCATCCAGACAGGATTCACCATCCAGACAGGATTCACTATCCAGGCAAGATTCACTATCCAGGCAGGATTCACCATCCAGACAGGATTCACCGTCCAAACAGGATTCATCATCCAAACAAAACGTATCCTCCAAACAAAGCTCAACTGCCAATCAGAACTTTTATTCGAAGGTCATCAAAGACCGAAATGATGATCGTGTCCAATCATTTGTCTATACAGACGACTTGACAGATCAATCGGTGACAACAGAAAAAATTGCGAACCGTGCCATTGACGCGTCCAAGATTAAGCAAGGCGCCGTGGATAATTCGATTTTGAAGGATTATGCTGTAGACAGCAGTAAACTTGCGGACAAGAGCGTAACTTCCACCAAACTCGCACCGCATGCGGTACAGAGGGATCATCTGGGGCAGGGAATCGTAAGCGGAGAGCATTTGCAGGATTATTCGATTTCCGCGCAAAAATTGATCAACCATAGCATTACGTCCGAGAAGTTAGCTGATAAAACCATCGACTCCATGAAATTTGCCGACCACTCGATCCAGAGCAAGCATATTCAGGAGCAAGCGATCACGAATGAGTTGATCCAGGATCAATCGATTACTTCGGAAAAAATAAAGATGGGGACCATTCAAACAAGTAATCTCGCCAATTATGTGATCAACACCGTGAAGATTGAGGATGGAGCTGTCACAGGCGATAAATTACGCGATGGAGCAGTGACTTCGACGAAGATAGACGAAGATTCAATTGAGTCTCAGCATATTCGTGAAGGCTCCATTTACCATCATCATCTTACGGAAGAGCTAATAGATGGCAGCAACATTAGAGTTGGCAGCATCACGGATCAGCACATTGCCTTTCAGGCTATTTATAGCCAGCATTTACATCCAGAAGCAGTGACCAGTGATAAAGTAGGGCCATATGCAATATTGACTGAGCATTTGGACAACAACAGTGTCACGGCAGAAAAGCTCGCCAAAGAATCAATCGGCAGCACACATTTACAAGCTGGCAGTGTCCTATCGAGCCACTTGCAAGACGGGATGCTGACGGCTAAAAAAATTGGAGATCAGCAGATAACCTCAGCCAAGATAGCTGACAAGGCTGTCACTACAGACAAATTGGCGAACAGGAGTGTAGGAGAGCAACACTTACTCGATGAGAGCGTGAGTTCACGACATCTGATTGACGGGTCCATTCGCTCAGAAAAGCTGGCAAGGAGATCGATTGAAGAACAGCATTTGACTGACAGACTCATTGGGGGCAATCATCTACGCGAGTACATCATCCAGACGCAGCATCTTCATGACCACTTGGTGACCACCTCAAAATTGGCGCCGGAATCTGTTTCCACAGACAAAATTTCAGACCTAAGCATTACGACTAGCAAACTGGGAGATGCCATCATCACAGCTCCCAAAATAGCCAAAGATGCGATCAAGACACGCCATCTGGGCAGATCATCCGTCACGGGGGAAAAAATTGCGGAAAAAGCCATATCGTCTACACATCTCAACAGTCACATCATTCATGCGGACCATCTCCAGGGAAACTCCATTTCCAAGGAAAAAATACAGGACGGCAGTGTCACCCGAGATAAAATAGCCGACCAGAGCATTGATGCGAGCAAGCTGGATAGCCATTCCGTTCATGGTGCTCATGTCATAAAGGGCAGCTTGGATGGAACTCACATTAAGGAAGGGACGCTCAGAGGAAATCATCTTGTTAGCAGGAGCATAACAGAACAGCATCTGCAAAACCGGATCATTACGCAGGAAAAACTGGCAGAGGACTCCGTGACCGGTTCTAAAATTGCGTCCAGAGCTGTCACTACGCATCACATTGCGAATGAGTCAATTAGTCCTGAGAAGTTATCCTTTCCGGTAATTGAGACGCATAATCACATAGGAGTAACCTTGCAACAATACGGTTTCGTCCCATTCAGACTTTCTGCCACAAGCAGGTCTACAGATGTGACCGTTCGATTGCCACAGCCTTATGCGGATACCCATTATTGTATGGTGGCAATGACAAATCAACCGGGGATATATACATCGCTCAAATACACGAAAAGGACTTCAGCGATCATCACCGTATTTCGCAATCAAGAAGGGCAGGAAGCGACTGGTGTGATTCACTGGATCGGAATTGGAGTAAAAGGAGTAGATGTCCCACACGAAATCTTGGAATGGTCAACAGAGAAGGGGTATCTGGAGGGAGAAGAGGTCGAAGAAGATCAAAGTGACGATGATCACGACTTTGAAGAGGAAGACATGGATGATGAAGATACGGAAGATGAGGACATGGAAGATGAAGACGCGGAAGACGAAGATACGGATGATGAAGACATGGAAGACGAAGATACGGATGATGAAGACGTGGAAGATGAGGACATGGAAGACGAAGATACGGATGATGAAGACATGGAAGACGAAGACATGGAAGATGAGTACACAGACGAGGATGACACGGAGGATCACGACATGGATGAAGAAGACACGGATGAAAGTGATCTCGAGCAAGATTATGAAAGTAGTGAAGAATACGATAGCGATATCGAGAACGATAAATAA
- a CDS encoding AAA family ATPase, translated as MRKEVLIGVVPALLIFLVFLGVNITPFLVFGAVLGAIYFLVIRQQNGQGGNVALGGKRKVNKHELPKSDVQFADIGGQERAKKELKESLDFLVYKDKIEQYGIRPIKGVLLTGPPGTGKTLMAKAAANYTNSAFVAASGSQFVEMYVGVGAQRVRELFQEAKALAEKNGQDSAIIFIDEIDVVGGKRDGQQQREYDQTLNQLLTEMDGVATTDKPRILVMAATNRKDMLDAALLRPGRFDRHISVDLPDKPAREQILTIHTANKPLGEDVTLEKVAQETFGFSGAQLESVANEAAIYAMRDRQEKITAKHFAYAVDKVMLGEKVDRQASEEEKKRVALHELGHAIVSEVVRPGSVSQVTLSPRGKALGYVRQNPMEDRYLYTKEAMEKQIMVSLGGAVAEEIYYGGRSTGSKNDFEQALGMAQEIVQSGMSDLGIVHLQYVDKRRIHDEVERLLEGLLVETRNLLRQYDSVFQTGLYTLMEAEVLQGDEFRTLLSQTKEEVAV; from the coding sequence GTGCGTAAGGAAGTACTGATCGGCGTCGTACCTGCACTGTTGATTTTTCTTGTTTTTCTAGGTGTAAACATTACGCCATTCTTGGTGTTCGGAGCCGTACTGGGGGCGATTTACTTTCTGGTCATCCGCCAGCAAAATGGACAAGGCGGGAATGTCGCCCTCGGTGGGAAAAGAAAAGTAAACAAGCATGAGCTGCCGAAATCGGACGTGCAGTTTGCCGATATCGGTGGACAGGAACGCGCCAAAAAAGAACTGAAGGAATCGCTTGATTTTCTCGTGTACAAGGACAAAATTGAGCAGTACGGGATTCGCCCCATCAAAGGTGTTCTTTTGACAGGTCCTCCTGGTACGGGTAAGACACTGATGGCGAAAGCAGCGGCGAACTATACAAATTCTGCCTTTGTGGCGGCATCAGGTTCGCAGTTTGTAGAGATGTATGTGGGTGTCGGTGCACAACGCGTTCGTGAATTGTTTCAAGAAGCGAAGGCATTAGCAGAGAAAAATGGGCAAGACAGCGCGATTATTTTTATCGATGAGATCGATGTCGTCGGTGGGAAAAGGGACGGTCAACAGCAGCGTGAATACGATCAAACCTTGAATCAACTGTTGACGGAGATGGATGGTGTAGCTACGACCGACAAGCCGCGGATTTTAGTCATGGCAGCTACGAACCGGAAAGACATGCTCGACGCAGCGCTGTTGCGTCCTGGTCGTTTTGACCGTCATATCAGCGTTGATCTTCCAGACAAGCCAGCACGCGAGCAGATTTTGACCATTCATACGGCCAATAAACCGCTAGGCGAGGACGTCACACTGGAAAAAGTGGCACAGGAGACATTCGGTTTTTCTGGCGCCCAATTGGAAAGTGTAGCTAATGAGGCGGCCATTTACGCCATGCGTGACCGCCAGGAAAAGATCACTGCGAAGCATTTTGCCTATGCTGTGGACAAGGTCATGCTCGGTGAAAAGGTAGACCGACAAGCATCAGAGGAAGAGAAGAAGCGTGTGGCTCTCCATGAATTGGGCCATGCCATTGTCAGTGAGGTCGTGCGTCCAGGCTCTGTCTCGCAGGTCACGCTGAGTCCACGTGGAAAAGCGCTCGGATACGTCCGACAAAATCCAATGGAAGACCGCTATCTGTATACCAAGGAAGCGATGGAAAAGCAAATCATGGTTAGCCTTGGGGGAGCCGTAGCGGAGGAAATCTACTACGGTGGGCGCAGTACTGGATCGAAGAATGACTTCGAGCAAGCGCTGGGAATGGCACAGGAAATTGTTCAAAGCGGTATGTCCGACCTGGGGATTGTACATTTGCAATATGTGGATAAGAGACGTATTCATGACGAGGTTGAGCGTCTGCTGGAAGGATTGCTCGTAGAAACTCGCAATCTTTTGAGACAGTATGACTCCGTATTCCAAACGGGCTTGTACACATTGATGGAAGCGGAAGTTCTGCAAGGCGATGAATTCAGGACGCTTTTGTCACAAACGAAAGAAGAAGTTGCTGTATAA
- a CDS encoding glycosyltransferase family 4 protein translates to MNIAIISPGPFSVPPVKGSSVEHDIDEVTKMIEPMHNVTIYTRQCATYPTSSVEENRQFIRVPYQGPKPYLRRIINHIKKNKPDVILVENRPIYVLTLKRHFPKIPVFVNMHSHVYGSQPIISKENMRRAVRLAAGFITNSEFLRQHFIRTCKIPANKIHAVHLGVDVTPYQVAKIAIKKMRQELGLKPDDRILFYAGRLMRGKGVHVLIKAFRQVSKQDPKARLVIVGGTGYGSNRLNPYVRELKRLAKPLGEKVRFVNFVPSAKMPLYYQIGDVVATPSVWKEAFCRVNLEAMASGKPVISTPRGGIREVVAHEKSGFIIPPKDWEKGLPAVWELLWSSPAVRNEMGKQALQRAKFFSWYATAQGYLNVFETVVPTRREEKQQLLKTG, encoded by the coding sequence ATGAACATCGCAATTATTAGTCCGGGTCCCTTTTCTGTGCCACCGGTCAAAGGAAGCTCGGTCGAACACGATATCGACGAGGTCACAAAGATGATCGAGCCCATGCATAACGTGACGATCTACACTCGTCAATGTGCGACCTATCCAACCTCATCCGTGGAAGAAAACCGGCAGTTCATTCGCGTCCCGTATCAAGGGCCAAAGCCATATTTGCGCCGGATTATTAACCATATCAAGAAGAACAAGCCAGATGTCATTCTTGTGGAAAACAGACCGATCTATGTTCTCACATTAAAACGCCATTTTCCCAAGATCCCAGTCTTTGTGAATATGCACTCTCACGTGTACGGTTCACAGCCGATTATCAGCAAGGAAAATATGCGGCGTGCCGTTCGACTGGCAGCGGGTTTTATTACCAACAGTGAATTTTTACGTCAACATTTTATTCGGACGTGCAAGATTCCTGCAAATAAAATTCATGCGGTTCACCTCGGAGTCGATGTCACGCCTTATCAGGTTGCAAAGATCGCGATTAAAAAAATGCGTCAAGAACTAGGATTGAAGCCAGATGATCGCATCTTGTTTTATGCCGGTAGACTCATGCGCGGAAAAGGGGTCCATGTGCTGATCAAAGCCTTTCGCCAGGTCAGCAAACAAGACCCGAAAGCCAGACTCGTCATTGTGGGCGGTACGGGATACGGTAGCAATCGCCTGAATCCGTATGTTCGCGAGCTCAAGCGCCTTGCGAAGCCTTTGGGTGAAAAGGTGCGTTTCGTCAATTTCGTACCATCCGCAAAAATGCCGCTTTACTACCAAATTGGGGATGTCGTAGCGACACCATCCGTTTGGAAAGAAGCGTTTTGCCGTGTCAATTTAGAGGCAATGGCTTCCGGAAAGCCCGTCATTTCCACTCCACGTGGCGGCATTCGTGAAGTCGTTGCTCACGAGAAAAGTGGCTTTATCATCCCGCCAAAAGATTGGGAAAAAGGATTGCCTGCTGTCTGGGAACTGTTGTGGAGTTCACCTGCCGTCCGGAATGAAATGGGCAAACAGGCTCTGCAACGAGCAAAGTTTTTTTCTTGGTATGCAACTGCGCAAGGCTATCTGAACGTATTTGAAACCGTAGTTCCAACGCGAAGAGAAGAGAAGCAACAGCTTTTAAAAACAGGTTAA
- a CDS encoding glucose-1-phosphate thymidylyltransferase: MKGLILCAGRGSRLHPFSYSQPKTLLPVANHPVLHYCIRKLREVGIQDIGIVIHPSQSQIPPMVGDGSQFGATITFIRQEVRLGIAHAVQLAQPFLQDEPFILLLGDNLLMDSLHGLTKAFTKGKSDGVVMLSQVERPQDYGIAEVQKGRLISVEEKPRQPKSNLAVIGAYLFTPPIFESIATLQPSPRGELEITDAIQSMINRGFKLAHSVTNGKYSDVGTIDRWLEANQWMLTRELGNQHQIGKGTIVKNSKITGPVLIGDDCVIENCQIGPYVSIQNGVSLKNCSYLENSILLENCSLHDIAWKITNSVFGRSSMMTGQSSNSTGVFIVSDKSSICIPAVKREDV; this comes from the coding sequence GTGAAAGGGTTAATCTTGTGTGCTGGACGTGGGTCGCGATTGCACCCCTTTTCCTATTCGCAACCGAAAACCCTCCTCCCTGTGGCCAATCACCCGGTCTTACACTATTGCATTCGCAAACTGCGTGAAGTGGGCATTCAGGACATTGGCATCGTGATACATCCTTCACAATCACAGATTCCTCCCATGGTGGGCGATGGTAGTCAATTCGGGGCTACCATTACGTTTATCAGGCAGGAGGTAAGACTGGGAATTGCCCATGCTGTCCAGCTAGCGCAACCGTTTTTGCAAGACGAACCGTTTATCTTGCTACTAGGTGATAATTTATTGATGGATTCACTTCACGGGCTTACCAAAGCGTTTACGAAGGGGAAATCTGACGGTGTCGTGATGCTGAGTCAAGTGGAGAGACCACAGGATTATGGGATTGCAGAAGTACAAAAAGGACGATTAATCTCTGTAGAGGAAAAGCCACGTCAGCCAAAGAGCAACCTGGCAGTGATTGGCGCATACCTGTTTACGCCACCTATTTTTGAGTCGATTGCTACCCTGCAGCCATCTCCCAGAGGCGAACTAGAAATAACGGATGCGATTCAATCGATGATTAATCGCGGATTCAAATTGGCCCATTCCGTCACCAACGGAAAGTATTCGGATGTGGGAACCATCGATCGCTGGCTGGAGGCCAACCAGTGGATGCTTACGAGGGAGCTAGGCAATCAACATCAAATTGGCAAAGGAACCATTGTGAAAAATTCGAAGATTACGGGTCCCGTACTAATTGGTGATGATTGTGTGATTGAAAATTGCCAAATCGGACCGTACGTCTCGATCCAAAATGGCGTAAGCTTGAAAAATTGCTCGTATCTCGAAAATAGTATCTTGCTGGAAAACTGCTCGTTGCATGACATTGCATGGAAAATAACAAACAGCGTTTTTGGCCGCTCATCGATGATGACGGGTCAATCTTCTAACAGTACGGGCGTTTTCATTGTAAGCGACAAATCGTCCATTTGCATTCCGGCTGTTAAGAGGGAGGACGTATGA
- the asnS gene encoding asparagine--tRNA ligase → MLTTIARIGQHVGQEVRLGCWLYNKRSSGKIQFLQLRDGSGFIQGVVVKAEVAEEVWENASQLTQESSLYITGVVRADDRAPSGYELTVTGVEIIQVAQEYPISLKEHGVDFLMDHRHLWLRSPRQRAVMAVRSEVIRAMYEFFHENGFVKVDPPILTPTSAEGTTNLFHTKYFEEDAYLSQSGQLYMEAAAMALGRVYSFGPTFRAEKSKTRRHLIEFWMIEPEMAFVDHEENLRIQEAFVSHVVQSVLKNCERELKTLERDTTKLQNVTGAFPRISYDDAIKLLQEKGSEIKWGDDFGAPDETMIADHFDKPVFITHYPTEIKAFYMKPHPERPEVVLCADMIAPEGYGEIIGGSQRIDDPELLEKRFAEHELSEEAYRWYLDLRKYGTVPHSGFGLGLERTIAWICGLDHVRETIPFPRMLNRLYP, encoded by the coding sequence ATGTTGACGACGATTGCCCGAATCGGGCAGCATGTTGGACAAGAAGTACGCCTGGGATGCTGGTTATACAACAAACGCAGCAGCGGCAAGATTCAATTTTTGCAGCTCCGCGATGGATCCGGCTTCATCCAAGGTGTAGTAGTAAAAGCGGAAGTAGCGGAAGAAGTGTGGGAGAATGCATCGCAGCTCACACAAGAAAGCTCACTTTACATAACCGGTGTAGTTCGTGCGGATGACCGCGCACCAAGCGGTTACGAACTGACAGTAACAGGTGTGGAAATTATTCAGGTCGCCCAGGAATATCCGATTTCCTTGAAGGAACACGGTGTTGACTTCCTCATGGACCATCGCCACCTGTGGTTGCGTTCTCCACGTCAGCGTGCAGTCATGGCTGTGCGTTCCGAGGTGATTCGCGCCATGTATGAGTTCTTCCACGAGAACGGGTTCGTAAAAGTAGATCCACCGATTCTGACACCGACCTCTGCGGAAGGTACCACCAATCTGTTCCATACCAAATATTTTGAGGAGGATGCGTATCTCTCGCAGTCCGGCCAGCTTTATATGGAAGCAGCCGCTATGGCGTTAGGTCGCGTTTACTCTTTCGGTCCAACTTTCCGCGCCGAGAAATCCAAGACACGTCGTCACTTGATCGAGTTCTGGATGATCGAGCCGGAGATGGCTTTCGTGGATCACGAAGAAAATCTGCGTATTCAGGAAGCGTTTGTTTCTCATGTGGTACAATCCGTATTGAAAAACTGTGAGCGCGAACTGAAAACGTTGGAGCGCGATACAACAAAACTGCAAAATGTAACGGGGGCGTTCCCACGCATCTCTTATGATGATGCGATCAAACTGTTGCAGGAAAAAGGTAGCGAGATCAAATGGGGAGACGACTTCGGAGCACCGGATGAGACGATGATTGCGGACCACTTCGACAAGCCAGTTTTCATTACCCATTATCCTACCGAAATCAAGGCTTTCTACATGAAGCCACACCCTGAACGTCCGGAAGTGGTACTGTGTGCGGATATGATCGCACCGGAAGGCTACGGTGAAATCATCGGGGGTAGCCAGCGGATTGATGATCCAGAACTTTTGGAGAAACGTTTTGCTGAGCATGAGCTTTCGGAAGAGGCTTATCGCTGGTATTTGGATCTGCGCAAATATGGTACAGTTCCTCACTCAGGCTTCGGTTTGGGTCTGGAGCGCACCATTGCATGGATTTGCGGTCTGGATCATGTGCGTGAAACCATTCCATTCCCACGCATGCTGAATCGTCTCTATCCGTAG